Proteins from a genomic interval of Desulfofustis limnaeus:
- a CDS encoding translocation/assembly module TamB domain-containing protein, with the protein MAAPIGGTVRIRGVDPLPLAVLTDDYLQPTGRLTAELNLGGTIGYPLFSGSLRLVDGRLGFPELGIGLEELHGTVAGVEHRLSFDLQARSGTGTVRGSGGLDFAGTGWSGAFTIDGTDCDLVHLSELQIVVSPSVRLRIGPDGGDLSGVVRVPRALIQPEEMQGSVGASADVVFVDQVEPSTAWPFFLDVQVVLEDQVTVKGYGLNTGLDGSLDVSGRADQGLVGRGELRIVRGTFSLYGTPLQISRGRLVFGGGAIDNPELDIVAQKTVQSAAFNGKGALVGVNVSGNAQDYYLELFSEPSMPDNDIVAYLLLDKPIGSGDDQARGLVSEAMSAVGLAAGNVLLDEITEILPIDDLHLEGSAESRRASLVVAKRLTDQLSISYDFNLFEHAGAFRVRYEFGRGFSVQSRSSVEANGLEVLYTFER; encoded by the coding sequence ATGGCGGCGCCGATCGGCGGGACCGTGCGGATCCGAGGGGTCGACCCGCTGCCGCTGGCCGTGCTGACCGATGACTACCTGCAGCCCACCGGCCGTCTGACAGCAGAACTGAATCTCGGCGGCACCATTGGCTATCCCCTGTTTTCCGGGTCACTGCGCCTGGTCGACGGTCGGCTGGGCTTTCCCGAATTGGGAATTGGCCTGGAGGAACTGCACGGCACCGTCGCCGGTGTAGAGCATCGGCTGAGCTTCGACCTGCAGGCACGATCCGGGACCGGTACGGTACGTGGCAGCGGCGGGCTGGATTTTGCCGGGACCGGTTGGAGCGGAGCCTTCACCATCGATGGCACCGACTGCGATTTGGTGCATCTCAGTGAACTCCAGATCGTCGTCAGCCCCAGCGTCCGATTGCGGATCGGCCCCGATGGCGGTGATCTGTCCGGGGTGGTGAGGGTGCCCCGGGCCTTGATTCAACCGGAAGAGATGCAGGGATCGGTCGGTGCTTCCGCTGACGTGGTCTTTGTCGACCAGGTGGAACCGTCGACTGCCTGGCCGTTTTTCCTCGATGTGCAGGTGGTTCTCGAAGATCAGGTGACGGTGAAGGGATACGGACTGAATACCGGGCTGGACGGTTCTCTGGATGTCTCCGGACGAGCCGACCAGGGCCTTGTCGGCCGGGGCGAATTGAGGATCGTCCGGGGAACCTTCTCACTCTACGGAACGCCGCTGCAGATCAGCCGCGGCCGGTTGGTGTTCGGCGGCGGGGCGATCGATAACCCGGAGTTGGACATCGTCGCGCAAAAGACGGTGCAGAGCGCGGCCTTCAACGGCAAAGGCGCCCTCGTCGGGGTCAACGTCTCCGGTAATGCCCAGGATTACTATCTGGAACTCTTCTCTGAGCCGTCTATGCCGGACAATGATATCGTCGCCTACTTGTTGCTGGATAAACCGATTGGTTCCGGGGACGATCAGGCGCGCGGCTTGGTAAGCGAGGCCATGAGCGCCGTCGGCTTGGCGGCCGGCAACGTCCTGCTCGATGAGATTACCGAAATTTTGCCCATCGACGATCTGCACTTGGAAGGCAGCGCTGAAAGCCGGCGCGCTTCCCTGGTGGTGGCGAAACGCTTGACCGATCAGCTGTCGATCAGTTACGATTTCAACCTCTTTGAGCACGCCGGCGCGTTTCGGGTACGGTACGAATTCGGCCGTGGTTTTTCCGTGCAGAGCAGAAGTTCGGTGGAAGCGAACGGCTTGGAGGTGCTCTATACCTTTGAGCGATAG
- a CDS encoding GatB/YqeY domain-containing protein encodes MGLQQTIQEQLKVSLKARDTERTAAIRVLIGEFQRQLDKALSDDQVVAIIKKLIKSESELLSAAGREKSSFIDILEGYLPRQAADQEIRSWIRENIDFSSFANKMQAMKPIMAHFGSSADGATVKRILQEF; translated from the coding sequence ATGGGATTGCAGCAGACCATCCAGGAGCAGTTGAAGGTTTCACTGAAGGCGCGGGATACGGAGCGGACGGCGGCCATCAGGGTGCTGATCGGTGAGTTTCAGCGGCAGCTGGACAAAGCGCTGAGCGATGATCAGGTGGTGGCGATCATCAAGAAACTGATCAAGTCGGAAAGCGAGCTGTTGAGTGCGGCCGGCCGGGAGAAGTCATCGTTTATCGATATCCTCGAGGGCTACCTGCCCCGCCAGGCAGCAGACCAGGAAATTCGCTCGTGGATCCGGGAAAATATCGATTTTTCTTCGTTTGCCAACAAGATGCAGGCCATGAAGCCGATCATGGCCCACTTCGGTTCCAGTGCCGATGGGGCGACGGTGAAACGGATCCTGCAAGAGTTCTAG
- a CDS encoding sigma-54-dependent transcriptional regulator gives MTVKGHLGTVLVVDDEQVHRYTIRSLLHEWGWDCVEADDGDTAVAAVRERPFDAVLMDVRMARMSGHEAFIQMHRINPALPVIIMTAYSSVEDAVSLIKQGAHDYLTKPLDFDRLRLSLKRAVDHQQVEERRQRGRPLLGRLETRIIGSSKPMIELLEMITYVAPTEATVLITGESGTGKELVAETLHRNSQRRDGPFIKVNCAALAENLLESELFGHEKGAFTGADRRRDGRFVQADGGTLFLDEIGETTSAMQVKLLRALQEGEVQRVGGEEVLSVQVRIIAATNRNLTEEVASGRFREDLFYRLNVVTIEVPPLRQRQEDIPLLVDHFVAHFSEKNRRRVLSVTPSCLKLLCSYPWPGNVRELENAIERGIILMRGDQLTEKSLPLQIQKHGEQRAAEKGPQPATLQEAERVLILRTLEETGGNKSEAARRLGITRKTLQNKLTRYDEE, from the coding sequence ATGACGGTGAAAGGGCACCTGGGCACGGTCCTGGTGGTTGACGATGAACAGGTGCACCGCTATACGATCCGTTCGCTGTTGCATGAATGGGGCTGGGACTGCGTCGAGGCCGACGACGGGGATACCGCCGTGGCGGCTGTCCGTGAACGGCCGTTCGATGCGGTCCTGATGGATGTGCGGATGGCGCGGATGAGCGGTCATGAAGCCTTCATCCAGATGCACCGGATCAATCCGGCCCTGCCGGTGATCATCATGACGGCCTATTCCTCGGTGGAGGATGCGGTCAGCCTGATCAAACAGGGTGCCCACGATTATCTTACCAAGCCGCTTGATTTCGACCGGTTGCGGTTGAGTTTGAAGCGCGCCGTCGATCATCAGCAGGTGGAAGAGCGCCGGCAGCGCGGGCGACCCTTGCTGGGGCGGCTGGAGACCAGGATTATCGGGTCCTCCAAGCCGATGATCGAACTGCTGGAGATGATCACCTACGTGGCGCCGACCGAGGCCACCGTTTTGATCACCGGAGAGTCGGGGACCGGTAAGGAGTTGGTGGCGGAGACCCTGCATCGAAACAGCCAGCGACGAGACGGGCCATTCATCAAGGTCAACTGCGCAGCCCTGGCGGAAAACCTGCTGGAGTCGGAGTTATTCGGCCATGAGAAGGGGGCGTTCACCGGTGCCGACCGTCGTCGCGACGGTCGTTTTGTCCAGGCGGACGGGGGGACGCTCTTTCTCGATGAGATTGGGGAGACCACCTCGGCGATGCAGGTTAAGCTGTTGCGGGCTCTTCAGGAAGGAGAAGTGCAGCGGGTCGGCGGCGAGGAAGTGTTATCGGTGCAGGTGCGCATTATCGCCGCCACCAACCGCAATCTGACGGAGGAGGTGGCCTCAGGCCGTTTCCGTGAGGACTTGTTTTATCGGCTCAACGTGGTGACCATCGAAGTCCCGCCGTTGCGCCAGCGGCAGGAGGATATTCCCCTGCTGGTGGACCATTTCGTCGCCCATTTCTCGGAAAAAAACCGCCGTCGCGTCCTTTCGGTTACCCCGTCCTGTCTGAAGCTGCTTTGCTCCTATCCCTGGCCGGGCAATGTGCGGGAGTTGGAAAATGCCATCGAGCGGGGCATCATTCTGATGCGCGGCGATCAGCTCACCGAGAAGAGCCTGCCGCTGCAGATCCAGAAACATGGGGAGCAGCGGGCGGCCGAAAAAGGGCCCCAACCGGCGACCTTGCAGGAGGCGGAACGGGTGTTGATCCTCAGGACGCTGGAAGAGACCGGCGGCAACAAGAGCGAGGCGGCTCGCCGCCTGGGCATCACCCGTAAGACCCTGCAAAACAAGCTGACCAGATACGACGAGGAGTGA
- a CDS encoding flavodoxin family protein, translating to MKIVAFNGSARKDGNTALLLEAVLVPLRQAGVETEVVNLAGTNPKGCLACMTCFKKRDASCVIKDDIINECITKMAAADGIILGSPTYFADVSSEMKALIDRCGMVGRANGDLYRRKIGASVVAARRAGAIHAFDSMNHFFLIGQMIIVGSSYWNIGHGREKGEVENDQEGLKTMHQLGENMAWLLQRMKAV from the coding sequence ATGAAAATTGTGGCTTTTAATGGCAGTGCGCGCAAGGACGGCAATACCGCTCTTCTGCTCGAAGCGGTCCTGGTTCCGCTCCGGCAGGCCGGGGTGGAGACGGAAGTGGTGAATCTGGCCGGCACCAATCCGAAAGGATGTCTGGCCTGCATGACCTGTTTCAAGAAAAGGGACGCCAGCTGTGTCATCAAGGATGATATCATCAACGAGTGCATCACCAAGATGGCCGCCGCCGATGGCATCATTCTCGGTTCGCCCACCTATTTCGCCGACGTCTCCAGCGAGATGAAGGCCCTGATCGATCGCTGCGGCATGGTCGGCCGCGCCAACGGCGATCTCTACCGGCGTAAGATCGGGGCGTCGGTGGTGGCGGCACGCCGGGCCGGCGCCATTCATGCCTTCGACTCGATGAACCACTTTTTCCTCATCGGCCAGATGATCATTGTCGGATCGAGTTACTGGAACATTGGACACGGCCGGGAGAAAGGCGAGGTGGAAAACGACCAGGAAGGCCTGAAGACCATGCACCAGCTTGGTGAGAACATGGCCTGGTTGCTGCAGCGGATGAAAGCGGTGTAA
- the trkA gene encoding Trk system potassium transporter TrkA has translation MFGGVKTRRESVLLLGLGGVGFYLAKRLQHEEYAVTAIEPDATRIRDADEALDIRLIRGEAMDIERWREAGAGQMACVIAVTNNDAVNMMAMQIGHKFGIPCRIARVRSRQYGMADALLTSDDLHTDLLIHPEELVAQEIVRLIRLRDGNEVIEIAGGQIQMLAARIGADSALAGKTLQEISAAFDSFAFRVVAVARGISTIIPRGTSELQPHDQVVAMVGEKSLPELMRIFGVSQSRRQRILIVGGGLIGSRVAELLQGAVEVKLIEADERRAESLTHLLSRTEILQGDGSNAAVLSLAGVEEVDTFIAATGENETNIMSSLLAKNLMVKDKNGVGSGEKTIALVNKEDYLVLASTIGIDLALNKKIMAASEIMKFIRRSQLISVAHLHGFDAEVVELVAGPKALITRKPLARLDASLHEHMLVGAVHRDGVWRIAVGDTQVRPGERAIVICHSLQLQEVRRLFSV, from the coding sequence ATGTTCGGCGGTGTGAAGACGCGGCGGGAGAGCGTATTGCTGCTTGGCTTGGGTGGGGTCGGGTTTTACCTGGCCAAACGGCTGCAACATGAGGAATACGCGGTGACCGCCATCGAGCCGGATGCCACCCGGATCCGCGATGCCGACGAGGCCCTCGATATCCGGCTGATCCGGGGCGAGGCCATGGATATCGAGCGGTGGCGCGAGGCCGGGGCCGGGCAGATGGCCTGCGTGATCGCCGTCACCAATAACGATGCGGTCAACATGATGGCCATGCAGATCGGCCACAAATTCGGCATCCCCTGCCGCATCGCCCGGGTCCGTTCCCGCCAGTACGGCATGGCCGATGCGCTGCTGACCAGTGACGATCTGCACACCGATCTGCTTATTCACCCGGAAGAGTTGGTGGCCCAGGAGATCGTCCGGCTGATCCGGCTCCGTGACGGCAACGAGGTGATCGAGATCGCCGGGGGCCAGATACAGATGCTGGCCGCCCGGATCGGCGCCGACTCGGCGCTGGCCGGCAAGACCCTGCAAGAGATCAGCGCCGCCTTCGATTCGTTCGCTTTTCGGGTGGTGGCCGTCGCCCGGGGCATATCCACCATCATACCCCGCGGCACCAGCGAACTGCAGCCGCATGACCAGGTGGTGGCCATGGTCGGGGAGAAGAGCCTGCCCGAGCTGATGCGGATCTTCGGGGTATCCCAGAGCCGCCGGCAACGGATCCTGATCGTCGGCGGTGGCCTCATCGGTTCCCGGGTGGCGGAACTACTCCAAGGCGCGGTGGAAGTTAAGTTGATCGAGGCCGACGAGCGGCGGGCCGAGTCCCTGACACATTTGTTGAGTCGGACCGAGATCCTTCAGGGGGATGGCTCCAATGCTGCGGTTCTGTCCCTGGCCGGGGTTGAGGAGGTGGATACCTTCATTGCCGCCACCGGCGAGAACGAGACCAACATCATGAGTTCGTTGTTGGCCAAGAACCTGATGGTAAAGGATAAAAACGGCGTTGGCTCCGGCGAGAAGACGATCGCCCTGGTGAATAAGGAAGATTACCTGGTGCTTGCCTCCACCATCGGCATCGATCTGGCACTGAACAAGAAAATCATGGCGGCCAGCGAGATCATGAAATTCATCCGCCGCAGCCAGTTGATCTCGGTGGCCCATCTGCACGGCTTCGATGCCGAGGTGGTGGAGCTGGTGGCCGGGCCGAAGGCGCTGATCACCAGAAAGCCACTGGCCCGTCTCGACGCGTCCCTGCACGAACACATGCTGGTGGGGGCCGTGCATCGTGACGGGGTCTGGCGCATTGCCGTCGGGGATACGCAGGTGCGGCCCGGCGAGCGGGCCATCGTCATCTGCCATTCGCTGCAGCTGCAGGAGGTACGCCGCCTGTTTTCCGTCTGA
- a CDS encoding TrkH family potassium uptake protein yields the protein MNLASIAHVFSTLLLITGMSLVLPALCALLYGGNDLPALLVSAVAISGCGLVLRLFFRRFTELSFREGIIVAASAWVIISALSTLPFLIHGSIASFTDAFFEMMSGYTTTGASILTDIEALPHGLLFWRSQTHLLGGMGFLTLTLIFLPHGMGGLRIFRAESSPGQVITREKFVARNRDAMIWLWAIYLGLNASQTLLLLLGGMDLYDALCTAFGTVSTSGYSPKNASIGHYDSAFIDWVVIIFMVLGGTTFLLHYQLLHGRFRSIAGNTEFRWYLVLLLVFCGAVSLNLWSTGTYDTFAEALRFGSFQVISLLTTTGYVTADYEIWPQAAQMFLFTVCFIGACAGSTTSGIKVVHYVILGKYLYSAVKKIYVQPLSVISVRLDGRPVERSVIDLAVCYFVANIFMVVAGGCIMVLSDRVDYLTAMSAVIASLMNIGPGFGAVGPTENFAFISDFGKWFLSFNMLVGRLEMFSVLVIFFPAFWRR from the coding sequence ATGAACCTCGCCTCCATCGCCCACGTCTTCAGCACGCTGCTGTTGATCACGGGAATGTCACTGGTCCTGCCGGCGCTCTGCGCTCTGCTCTACGGGGGGAACGACCTGCCGGCGCTGCTCGTGTCCGCCGTGGCGATCAGCGGCTGCGGCCTGGTGCTGCGCCTGTTTTTCCGGCGTTTCACGGAACTGAGCTTTCGCGAGGGGATCATCGTCGCCGCCTCCGCCTGGGTGATCATCTCGGCCCTGTCGACCCTGCCCTTTCTGATCCACGGCTCCATCGCTTCTTTCACCGATGCCTTTTTCGAGATGATGTCCGGCTATACCACCACCGGCGCTTCGATCCTCACCGACATCGAGGCCCTGCCCCATGGCCTGCTGTTTTGGCGCAGCCAGACCCATTTGCTCGGCGGCATGGGCTTTCTTACCCTGACCCTGATCTTTCTGCCGCACGGCATGGGCGGTCTGCGCATCTTCCGGGCCGAATCGAGCCCCGGACAGGTCATCACCCGGGAAAAATTCGTCGCCCGCAACCGCGACGCGATGATCTGGCTCTGGGCCATCTACCTCGGCCTCAACGCCAGCCAGACCCTGCTCCTGCTGCTGGGCGGCATGGACCTTTATGACGCGTTGTGCACCGCCTTCGGGACCGTTTCCACCTCCGGCTATTCGCCGAAAAACGCCAGCATCGGCCATTACGACAGCGCCTTCATCGACTGGGTGGTGATCATCTTCATGGTCCTCGGCGGAACCACCTTCCTGCTGCATTACCAACTTCTGCACGGCCGCTTCCGCAGCATCGCCGGCAACACCGAGTTCCGCTGGTATCTGGTGCTGCTGCTCGTCTTCTGCGGTGCCGTATCGCTCAACCTCTGGTCCACCGGGACGTATGACACGTTCGCCGAGGCCCTGCGCTTCGGTTCGTTCCAGGTGATCTCCCTGCTCACCACCACCGGCTATGTCACCGCCGACTACGAGATATGGCCGCAGGCCGCCCAGATGTTTCTCTTCACCGTCTGTTTCATCGGCGCCTGCGCCGGATCCACCACCAGCGGCATCAAGGTGGTCCACTACGTCATTCTCGGCAAATACCTGTACAGCGCCGTCAAGAAGATCTACGTGCAGCCGCTGTCCGTCATCTCCGTCCGTCTCGACGGCCGGCCGGTGGAACGGTCGGTGATCGACCTGGCCGTCTGTTACTTCGTCGCCAATATCTTCATGGTGGTGGCGGGCGGCTGCATCATGGTGCTCTCCGACCGGGTGGACTACCTGACCGCCATGAGCGCCGTCATCGCCTCCCTGATGAATATCGGCCCCGGCTTCGGGGCCGTCGGCCCGACCGAGAATTTCGCCTTCATCTCCGACTTCGGTAAGTGGTTTCTCTCCTTCAACATGCTGGTGGGGCGGCTGGAGATGTTTTCCGTACTGGTCATCTTCTTCCCGGCCTTCTGGCGACGCTGA
- a CDS encoding autotransporter assembly complex protein TamA: protein MSLVYTTTIRCYRVSFLLCLLLVLMTGDGRTEVAPSVSVSGIEGRLKENVLARLRINIFRLTQLSESEVERLHRLAEEDIASALEPFGYYDPVVQGRLAFGDGSWQAAYAIDPGAPVLVSEVRIEVRGEGAGLPELAEPAAAFPLQRGAVLDHRLYEEGKKTVLRRARSLGLLDAAYGVHEIRVDRTNRQASLRLRLDTGRRYQFGRVLSDQQIIEPELLERFLPFQQGEPFSRRLLQEVQRDLYRTDYFGSVRVVADLDNVEDHTIPVIVEAEPPEHYNRYSVGIGWATDIGAHLRFERNNRLLNKRGHRLNGSLLIGELKSYGLLNYRVPVADPRFDSLVASGLWDREQWEDIRTERLSTGLAFEHVQAEYLYGISVEALNESYRIGETRDSAVLIMPGIKGSLAWADDVVNTENGVRLSVEGAGASDQLLSDASFIKVRGDGKLIVSPLPGWRLIGSGAVGAILVDDIDDIPPSLRFYAGGEKSVRGYQYRSLGPVDERGSVIGGRLLLTGSVEIERQLGRSWRMAAFYDAGNAMDDLEVDLAHGVGIGLGFALPFGQVRLDVAYPLDDQGSTQSVFLSVGADL from the coding sequence ATGTCCCTAGTCTATACCACAACCATTCGCTGCTATCGAGTCTCGTTTCTGCTTTGCCTGTTGCTCGTGCTGATGACTGGAGACGGCCGCACCGAGGTGGCGCCATCGGTGTCGGTGAGCGGCATCGAAGGCCGGCTCAAAGAAAATGTGCTGGCCCGGCTGCGCATCAATATCTTTCGCCTCACCCAGTTGAGCGAGTCTGAGGTCGAGCGCCTGCACCGACTGGCCGAGGAGGACATCGCCTCCGCCCTGGAGCCGTTCGGCTACTATGATCCGGTCGTACAGGGCCGGTTAGCCTTTGGTGACGGGTCATGGCAGGCCGCCTATGCCATCGACCCCGGGGCCCCGGTGCTGGTCAGCGAGGTGCGGATCGAGGTGCGTGGTGAGGGTGCCGGTTTGCCGGAGCTGGCGGAGCCGGCCGCAGCTTTTCCGCTGCAGCGTGGGGCGGTGCTCGATCACCGGCTCTATGAGGAAGGAAAAAAGACCGTGCTGCGCCGGGCTCGTTCCCTCGGCTTGCTCGATGCCGCCTATGGGGTGCATGAAATCCGGGTGGACCGCACAAACCGGCAGGCGAGCCTCAGGCTGCGGCTCGATACCGGCCGCCGTTATCAATTCGGCCGGGTCCTCAGCGACCAGCAGATCATCGAGCCCGAGCTGCTCGAACGTTTTCTGCCGTTTCAGCAGGGCGAACCGTTCAGCCGTCGCCTGCTCCAGGAGGTGCAGCGCGATCTCTATCGGACCGATTATTTCGGCTCCGTCAGGGTCGTTGCCGATCTCGACAACGTCGAGGATCATACGATCCCGGTGATCGTCGAGGCGGAGCCGCCGGAGCATTACAACCGTTACAGCGTCGGCATCGGCTGGGCCACCGATATCGGCGCCCATCTGCGTTTTGAGCGAAACAACCGGCTGCTCAACAAGCGGGGCCACCGCCTCAACGGGTCGCTGCTGATCGGCGAGTTGAAGAGCTATGGTCTGCTCAATTACCGTGTGCCGGTGGCCGATCCTCGCTTCGATTCACTGGTCGCTAGCGGGCTGTGGGATCGTGAACAGTGGGAAGATATCCGGACCGAACGGCTTTCCACCGGTCTTGCCTTCGAGCATGTCCAAGCGGAGTACCTTTACGGCATTTCCGTCGAGGCGCTCAATGAATCGTACCGGATCGGGGAGACCCGTGATTCGGCGGTGCTGATCATGCCCGGCATCAAAGGGTCGCTGGCCTGGGCCGATGATGTGGTCAACACCGAGAACGGGGTACGACTCTCGGTTGAAGGTGCCGGAGCGAGCGATCAACTGCTCTCCGATGCCTCATTCATCAAGGTGCGCGGCGACGGCAAGCTCATCGTCAGCCCGCTGCCCGGCTGGCGTTTGATCGGCAGCGGCGCCGTCGGCGCCATCCTGGTGGACGATATCGATGATATCCCGCCGTCCCTGCGTTTTTATGCCGGCGGTGAAAAGAGCGTGCGCGGCTATCAGTATCGCAGTCTTGGTCCCGTCGATGAGCGGGGCTCGGTGATCGGCGGCCGATTACTGCTCACCGGCAGTGTCGAGATCGAGCGGCAGCTCGGGCGCTCCTGGCGGATGGCGGCCTTCTACGATGCCGGTAACGCCATGGACGACCTGGAAGTCGATCTGGCCCACGGGGTCGGAATCGGTCTTGGCTTTGCTCTGCCGTTCGGCCAGGTACGACTCGACGTGGCCTACCCGCTCGATGATCAGGGCAGCACGCAAAGCGTTTTTCTCAGCGTCGGAGCCGACTTATGA
- a CDS encoding CYTH domain-containing protein: MGIEIERKFLVTGDEWRHGAVGTPYRQGYLLADRECTVRVRTAGTRGYLTVKGAGTGLCRPEFEYQIPLVDAEEMLATLCQGSVVEKVRYRLDFAGHLWEIDEFGGDNRGLLLAEIELHHEDQPFARPPWVGREVTGVSRYHNAFLSRQPYRTWPEQDR, from the coding sequence GTGGGCATCGAGATTGAACGCAAGTTCCTGGTGACCGGCGACGAGTGGCGCCACGGGGCGGTCGGTACCCCCTATCGGCAGGGCTACCTGCTCGCCGATCGGGAATGCACCGTCCGGGTGCGCACCGCCGGCACCAGGGGCTACCTGACCGTCAAGGGAGCGGGCACCGGCTTATGCCGGCCCGAATTCGAGTACCAGATCCCGCTGGTCGACGCCGAGGAGATGCTGGCCACCCTTTGTCAGGGCTCGGTGGTGGAAAAAGTCCGGTATCGCCTTGACTTCGCCGGCCACCTCTGGGAGATCGACGAATTCGGCGGCGACAACCGCGGGCTGCTGCTCGCCGAAATCGAGCTGCACCACGAAGACCAGCCGTTCGCCCGACCACCGTGGGTCGGCCGGGAAGTCACCGGTGTCTCCCGCTATCACAACGCTTTTCTGTCCCGCCAACCGTATCGGACCTGGCCGGAACAGGACCGCTGA
- a CDS encoding AI-2E family transporter: MRSEAVNKLVLLGLVLIISAVFLTMIHQFIMPLFMAGLFSAVLSPAHHWLTRKLGGNAHIASILTVVGMILLVLVPLSVLIGVVVAQAINVAQSITPFVQTLINEPTILNRYIEKIPYIEQILPYRDVLIEKAGQLVGTVSSFLIDGLSSVANLTINAVFGTIVMLYVMFYFLIMGDVLLGKMLYFLPLRDEDEQLLMRRFTSVTRATIKGTLIIGLLQGLICGLAFAIAGINGSVFWGTVMAAASIIPAFGTALVWVPALVILLLLGDFTGAIILGVLCGLVAGNLDNLIRPRLVGKDTEMHDLFVLFGTLGGIAMFGILGIIIGPIIAALFITIWELYGTAFRDYLPDMRTILRPSLASRPAGGRQPDEEQDEKAAPDNTGDDRGHRD; this comes from the coding sequence GTGCGCTCTGAAGCCGTCAACAAACTGGTATTGCTCGGCCTGGTGCTGATCATCTCGGCTGTTTTTTTGACCATGATCCACCAGTTCATCATGCCGCTGTTCATGGCCGGTCTGTTCTCCGCCGTACTCAGTCCAGCGCATCACTGGTTGACCAGAAAGCTCGGCGGCAACGCCCATATCGCATCGATTCTAACGGTGGTGGGCATGATCCTGCTGGTGCTGGTGCCGCTTTCCGTGCTCATCGGCGTGGTCGTCGCCCAAGCCATCAACGTGGCCCAGTCGATCACCCCGTTCGTCCAGACCCTGATCAACGAACCGACCATCCTCAACCGCTACATCGAAAAGATTCCTTATATCGAACAGATTCTGCCTTACCGCGACGTCCTCATCGAAAAGGCCGGCCAGTTGGTCGGCACGGTCAGCTCGTTTCTCATCGACGGCCTCTCCTCGGTGGCCAACCTGACCATCAACGCGGTCTTCGGCACGATTGTCATGCTCTACGTGATGTTCTATTTCCTCATCATGGGCGATGTGTTGCTGGGGAAAATGCTCTATTTCCTGCCGCTGCGTGACGAAGACGAGCAACTGCTGATGCGCCGCTTCACCTCGGTCACCCGGGCCACCATCAAGGGAACGCTGATCATCGGTCTACTGCAGGGCTTGATCTGTGGCCTGGCCTTCGCCATCGCCGGCATCAACGGCTCCGTCTTCTGGGGAACAGTGATGGCCGCCGCCTCCATCATCCCGGCCTTCGGCACCGCCCTGGTCTGGGTACCGGCACTGGTCATCCTGCTGCTGCTCGGCGACTTCACCGGGGCGATCATCCTCGGTGTACTCTGTGGCCTGGTGGCCGGCAATCTCGACAATCTGATCCGGCCACGACTGGTGGGCAAGGATACCGAGATGCACGACCTGTTCGTGCTGTTCGGCACCTTGGGCGGCATCGCCATGTTCGGCATCCTCGGCATCATCATCGGGCCGATCATTGCGGCCCTGTTCATCACCATCTGGGAGTTGTATGGGACGGCCTTCCGGGACTATCTGCCGGATATGAGAACCATCCTGCGCCCTTCCCTGGCCAGTCGTCCGGCGGGAGGCCGGCAACCGGACGAAGAACAAGACGAGAAAGCCGCACCGGACAACACAGGGGACGACCGTGGGCATCGAGATTGA